Proteins from a genomic interval of Deltaproteobacteria bacterium:
- a CDS encoding helix-turn-helix domain-containing protein, translating to MKKSSDQKLVHEAIEFSKILKSDLDNHVFKQISDQNKIRCVEFVQRGLSLTEVAVIFGIPKSTLSGWKFRVESSYCDIPLKATPTQGFATKTAAPSNWISKGDPKLNKTLDENKLIEVRLAKSSAEQMTSEPQIEFTVSSVNLNLSIKNLNLLSAKELMKDYLNCLSMKEI from the coding sequence ATGAAAAAATCAAGTGACCAGAAATTAGTTCATGAAGCTATTGAGTTTTCAAAGATATTGAAGTCGGATTTAGATAACCATGTTTTTAAACAAATCTCTGATCAAAATAAAATTCGTTGTGTAGAGTTTGTTCAGCGAGGTTTATCCCTAACTGAGGTAGCAGTCATATTTGGGATTCCAAAATCAACATTGAGTGGTTGGAAATTCAGAGTTGAGAGCTCTTATTGCGATATACCCTTGAAAGCAACACCTACTCAGGGCTTCGCAACAAAGACTGCCGCACCATCAAATTGGATTTCAAAAGGAGATCCAAAACTTAACAAAACCCTAGATGAAAATAAACTTATTGAGGTTCGTCTTGCTAAGTCTTCAGCAGAGCAGATGACTTCAGAACCTCAAATTGAATTTACTGTTTCAAGTGTTAACTTAAATCTATCAATTAAAAATTTAAATTTGCTATCAGCAAAAGAATTAATGAAGGATTATTTAAATTGTTTATCGATGAAAGAAATTTAA
- the tnpB gene encoding IS66 family insertion sequence element accessory protein TnpB: protein MFIDERNLKIYIYGEEIDMRGGFERLMYFIREKFRHDVDQGYLCLFFGRNRKRIKALYYDGSGLVLVAKRLETGRFMSGNNLSDLKVISTIEFQSLFHGGHIVRPQIKRDLTLQAD from the coding sequence TTGTTTATCGATGAAAGAAATTTAAAAATATATATTTATGGTGAAGAGATTGACATGCGAGGAGGCTTTGAACGATTAATGTACTTTATTCGCGAGAAGTTTCGTCATGATGTGGATCAAGGGTATTTGTGTTTATTTTTTGGCCGCAATAGAAAAAGAATAAAGGCTCTGTACTATGATGGCAGCGGTCTGGTATTAGTAGCAAAAAGACTAGAGACTGGAAGATTTATGAGTGGGAATAATTTATCAGATTTGAAAGTTATTAGCACAATTGAATTTCAATCATTATTTCATGGTGGTCATATTGTCAGACCACAAATAAAAAGAGATCTAACACTTCAAGCAGATTAA
- a CDS encoding IS66 family transposase, with the protein MRFLENETNPDILRELVKLSVAEVNRLNQVIVKIQEEKEKARAQVLNIEESYSLLKKRFFGKSSEKRSRPKSSDSEELTLHGQTVLPPVKEKKVNNLPVDLVIYRASAEELISMSSDLGLEKPSQDQWEEVPGMFEESFEITIVERTYRKTKIRKQKYRLKKQFAVKEKNQFYTCQGPETKLLPGSTYSVDFAVSVVTDKYVNHLPLERQTRIMESNGLNNIKTNTLYQLCRVVSTHLEPLIRRIKDEILSTTLIHGDETPWPITNEKDSHGYMWVLSNNTGSFYQFESTRSGQVPEQNLKNYKGFLMTDGYSGYTRFKDSLTVRLTHCHSHARREFIDIQKDYPEVEDYLKYYDDLFKIEKLASNFDQLKKLREERSKPIIESMKIWLEKSYLKARGESTFLKAIKYSLKRWKELTVFLEYPEVPLTNNEAERTIRHAVMGRKNFYGSRSIDGADITAVFYTIIETCKKVEVDPRTYLLQTVKEIIKGHTPLTPLEYAKFNTLQ; encoded by the coding sequence ATGCGCTTTCTTGAGAATGAAACTAATCCCGACATATTACGAGAACTTGTAAAACTCTCGGTAGCAGAGGTTAACAGGCTCAATCAAGTTATCGTAAAAATTCAAGAGGAAAAAGAAAAAGCAAGAGCTCAAGTTTTAAATATTGAAGAAAGTTATTCTCTTTTAAAGAAAAGATTTTTTGGAAAATCTAGCGAAAAAAGATCCAGACCCAAAAGTTCAGATAGTGAAGAGCTCACCTTACATGGTCAAACGGTGTTACCACCAGTTAAGGAAAAGAAAGTAAATAATTTACCAGTAGATTTGGTTATCTACAGGGCTAGTGCGGAAGAGCTTATCAGCATGAGTTCTGATTTAGGTTTAGAAAAACCAAGTCAAGACCAATGGGAAGAAGTTCCTGGCATGTTTGAAGAATCTTTTGAAATCACAATTGTTGAGCGTACTTATAGAAAAACCAAAATAAGAAAACAAAAATATAGACTTAAAAAGCAATTTGCTGTGAAAGAAAAGAATCAGTTTTATACATGTCAGGGTCCAGAGACGAAGCTTTTACCAGGCTCTACTTATTCTGTAGACTTTGCAGTGAGTGTGGTTACGGATAAATATGTGAACCATCTCCCCCTGGAGCGTCAAACTCGAATCATGGAATCAAATGGATTAAATAATATCAAGACAAATACTTTGTATCAACTTTGTCGCGTTGTAAGTACGCATCTAGAACCACTGATCCGTAGAATTAAAGATGAAATATTGTCAACAACACTCATCCATGGTGATGAAACTCCGTGGCCCATTACCAATGAAAAAGATAGTCATGGATATATGTGGGTATTGTCTAACAATACGGGTTCCTTTTATCAATTTGAATCCACACGAAGTGGTCAAGTTCCAGAACAAAATTTAAAAAACTACAAAGGGTTTTTAATGACTGATGGTTATAGTGGGTACACGCGATTTAAAGACTCCCTAACAGTTAGATTAACGCATTGTCATTCCCATGCTAGGCGAGAGTTTATAGATATCCAAAAAGATTATCCAGAGGTAGAAGACTATTTGAAATATTATGACGATCTTTTTAAAATAGAGAAGCTTGCAAGTAATTTTGATCAATTAAAAAAACTCAGAGAAGAGCGATCAAAGCCAATTATTGAAAGTATGAAAATCTGGCTAGAAAAAAGTTATTTAAAAGCCCGCGGGGAATCCACTTTTCTAAAAGCTATAAAATACAGTTTAAAAAGATGGAAAGAATTAACTGTTTTTCTAGAGTATCCAGAAGTGCCGTTAACAAACAATGAAGCTGAAAGAACTATACGTCATGCTGTCATGGGCAGAAAGAATTTTTATGGCTCACGTTCAATTGATGGAGCCGATATTACCGCCGTTTTTTATACCATTATAGAAACCTGTAAAAAAGTAGAGGTAGATCCACGAACCTATTTACTTCAAACGGTAAAAGAAATTATCAAAGGCCATACTCCACTAACTCCATTGGAATACGCAAAATTTAATACTTTGCAATAA
- a CDS encoding Fic family protein — MKDVLKLNRTLLSIAKELLVSCLLFLPVLCNATRCDDFYSQNETLRAGVGTPVFGLGSNHIAAEKTPKVIKPHHFPVTYALQSSHGELKPLDTFTQVGLLKSNFPKEGQTLTFSPRPEPLEIEAVREVGEYVHLRLVDPKGKRVYLLYSYKMDMIQVVNSHQSLIPFIVKTKPILKGQEIRKITDAAKPIEVSIDQLAETMMLNQINSDRTDSKIMENITAAYKYVLTLKRSISLQDIEEVNRLVNLGNLIHDYSLYAGITRGTKKQYSDGTIVDLTDYNVFGWRNGKIIFEYTPADQVSAKLQDIVHKINSFKDESSLTEVLSIFQEIMILQPFADGNKRTARILVDYALRKIGAPPFPHNLFPSHSFYKSIYEIEQFYREFYNLP, encoded by the coding sequence ATGAAAGATGTTCTCAAATTAAATAGGACACTATTATCAATTGCTAAAGAATTATTAGTCAGTTGCTTACTTTTTTTGCCTGTACTTTGCAACGCAACTCGATGTGATGATTTTTATTCTCAAAATGAAACGTTACGAGCCGGTGTAGGCACTCCAGTATTTGGATTGGGATCAAACCACATCGCTGCCGAAAAGACTCCAAAGGTGATAAAGCCTCACCATTTTCCAGTCACTTATGCACTTCAATCATCACACGGAGAGCTAAAACCATTAGATACTTTCACTCAAGTTGGATTGTTAAAATCAAATTTTCCTAAAGAAGGGCAAACATTAACATTCAGTCCTCGACCCGAACCATTAGAAATTGAGGCGGTAAGAGAAGTCGGAGAATATGTTCATTTGCGATTGGTAGATCCTAAAGGTAAGAGGGTATATTTGTTGTATTCTTATAAAATGGATATGATTCAGGTAGTAAATTCCCATCAATCATTAATACCGTTCATTGTGAAAACCAAACCTATTTTGAAGGGTCAAGAAATAAGAAAAATAACTGACGCTGCCAAACCCATTGAGGTGAGTATTGACCAGCTAGCCGAAACCATGATGTTGAATCAGATCAACAGTGACCGTACTGATTCGAAAATTATGGAAAATATTACTGCCGCTTATAAATATGTACTTACACTAAAGCGAAGTATTTCCCTACAAGATATTGAAGAGGTTAACAGACTAGTTAATTTAGGAAATCTTATTCATGATTATTCTTTGTATGCTGGAATAACTAGGGGCACAAAAAAACAATATAGTGATGGTACAATAGTCGATTTAACAGATTATAATGTATTTGGATGGAGAAATGGTAAAATAATATTTGAATATACTCCTGCCGATCAGGTTTCTGCGAAACTTCAAGACATAGTCCATAAAATTAATTCTTTTAAGGATGAGAGTAGTTTAACCGAAGTTCTTTCAATTTTTCAGGAAATTATGATTTTACAACCCTTCGCAGACGGGAACAAACGCACCGCTCGGATTTTAGTCGACTATGCTCTTAGAAAAATAGGGGCTCCACCTTTTCCGCATAACTTATTTCCTTCACATTCATTCTATAAATCCATATATGAGATTGAACAATTTTATCGCGAATTCTACAATTTACCATGA
- a CDS encoding recombinase family protein: MSGAKEDRPALNRLMKMVDNNEVEQVIVFSFSRFARSTSHLLKGLKIFKEKNTRFISTTESIDTNSPLGVALYTILGALAQLEREMIIERVRAGMANAKAKGKRIGRVKKRNSILIRSLLEAKLSYREVARIAKCSHGSVHAELVAYRKEKEAAEKQKMQEIQDSIKSTSNTQPLDELKKMDLDSETIQKVQNSLQEDAKSKVTQIQGEYYETFD, encoded by the coding sequence ATATCAGGAGCTAAAGAAGACCGCCCTGCTTTAAACCGTCTGATGAAAATGGTTGATAACAATGAAGTTGAACAAGTCATTGTGTTTTCTTTTTCAAGATTTGCAAGGTCAACCAGCCATCTTTTAAAAGGTCTGAAAATTTTCAAAGAGAAAAACACAAGATTTATTTCAACGACTGAATCCATTGACACAAATTCACCTTTAGGTGTGGCACTCTATACGATACTTGGAGCGTTGGCGCAGCTCGAGCGTGAAATGATCATTGAAAGAGTTCGCGCCGGAATGGCAAATGCAAAAGCCAAGGGCAAGCGAATTGGCAGAGTTAAAAAAAGAAATTCAATTTTGATAAGATCACTTCTTGAAGCCAAGTTATCTTATCGCGAAGTAGCCCGTATAGCAAAATGTTCGCATGGTTCCGTACACGCTGAACTGGTTGCTTACCGTAAAGAAAAAGAAGCCGCAGAAAAACAAAAGATGCAGGAAATTCAAGACTCAATCAAATCAACATCAAACACCCAACCCCTTGATGAACTTAAAAAAATGGATTTGGATTCTGAAACAATTCAGAAAGTACAGAATTCACTTCAAGAAGATGCAAAATCAAAGGTTACTCAGATTCAGGGAGAATACTATGAAACCTTTGACTGA